A stretch of Crossiella cryophila DNA encodes these proteins:
- the secD gene encoding protein translocase subunit SecD — protein MRGLLSLAVLVTATYLVLSTAPRLGLDLRGGTQIVLEAKSTPTVTADANATDRALEVIRRRVDSLGVAEPGLVRSGENRIIVELPGVQDPKEAVAVLGRTAQLTMHPVLGVVPPGTPPAPGEKVLPDESGAPLRLAAAALTGENVAGANSGPVPQGVGWQVGIDFSGPGGESWRKLTGQAACSAPGDPKRRVAIVLDDKVISSPQVDPSVGCQAGMGGGNTRITGKFTQAEANELSLLISGGALPVPVEVLEQRTVGPTLGAQAIEASAWAALIGVGITGLFLTFVYRLVGFLAVLALAGYAALSYSSLLAIGATLTLPGLAGLVLAVGMAVDANVLVFERAREDFASRSGLPPRQRLSRAMEGGFKGAVSAIADSNVTTLLAAGLLFFLASGPVRGFGVTLSVGVLASLFSALVLTRVLMIAVCDNEFVAKRPWLTGLGSLGRVRTWLTGRFSGLYANPKRWLLATGAITLLIALGLVIRGPELGVEFTGGRLIEYTTQQQVNPDAARDALQAAGFDRATVSTSGEKELTIKTAPLDETQAAKAKEVVAGLGGGAEQVRSELIGPSLGDELRTKALLALAIAVAAQLAYLAIRFDWRLGVATVAALLTDVVVLLGLFSWLGITMDAVFLAALLTVIGYSVNDSVVVFDRVRELRGLRPKEHFHQVAGTAVLQTLPRTVNTGVGVLAVLLCLLFLGDGSLADFALAVLVGVVAGTISTVATASPLAVLLDRKSPGAGRQRAKPRQQTRRRVDSGAVV, from the coding sequence GTGCGTGGGCTGCTGTCCCTCGCCGTGCTCGTCACCGCCACCTATCTCGTGCTCAGCACCGCCCCGCGCCTTGGTCTGGACCTGCGCGGCGGCACCCAGATCGTCCTTGAGGCCAAGTCCACCCCGACCGTCACCGCCGACGCCAACGCCACCGACCGGGCCCTGGAGGTGATCCGCCGCCGGGTGGACAGCCTTGGCGTGGCCGAGCCGGGGCTGGTGCGATCCGGGGAGAACCGGATCATCGTCGAACTGCCCGGCGTGCAGGACCCGAAAGAGGCGGTCGCGGTGCTCGGCCGGACCGCCCAGCTGACCATGCACCCGGTGCTCGGGGTGGTGCCGCCGGGCACGCCGCCCGCTCCGGGCGAGAAGGTGCTGCCGGATGAGTCCGGGGCGCCGTTGCGGCTGGCCGCGGCCGCGCTGACCGGGGAGAACGTGGCCGGGGCGAACTCGGGGCCGGTGCCGCAGGGGGTGGGCTGGCAGGTCGGGATCGACTTCTCCGGGCCGGGCGGGGAGAGCTGGCGGAAGCTGACCGGGCAGGCGGCGTGCTCCGCGCCGGGTGACCCGAAGCGCCGGGTGGCGATCGTGCTGGACGACAAGGTGATCTCCTCGCCGCAGGTGGACCCGTCGGTCGGGTGCCAGGCCGGGATGGGCGGCGGCAACACCCGGATCACCGGCAAGTTCACCCAGGCCGAGGCCAACGAGCTGTCCCTGCTGATCAGCGGCGGCGCGCTGCCGGTGCCGGTGGAGGTCCTGGAACAGCGGACGGTGGGCCCGACCCTGGGCGCGCAGGCGATCGAGGCGAGTGCCTGGGCCGCGCTGATCGGCGTGGGCATCACCGGGTTGTTCCTCACCTTCGTCTACCGGTTGGTCGGTTTCCTCGCGGTGCTGGCGCTGGCCGGGTACGCGGCGCTGTCCTACTCCTCGCTGCTGGCGATCGGGGCGACACTGACCTTGCCGGGGCTGGCGGGCCTGGTGCTCGCGGTGGGTATGGCGGTGGACGCGAACGTGCTGGTGTTCGAGCGGGCCCGGGAGGACTTCGCGAGCAGATCCGGGCTGCCGCCACGGCAGCGGTTGAGCCGGGCGATGGAGGGCGGGTTCAAGGGCGCGGTGTCGGCGATCGCGGACTCCAACGTCACCACGCTGCTGGCGGCCGGGTTGCTGTTCTTCCTGGCCAGCGGGCCGGTGCGCGGGTTCGGCGTGACGCTGTCGGTGGGTGTGCTGGCCTCGCTGTTCAGTGCGCTGGTGCTGACCAGGGTGCTGATGATCGCGGTGTGCGACAACGAGTTCGTGGCCAAACGGCCGTGGCTGACCGGTTTGGGCAGCCTTGGCCGGGTGCGGACCTGGCTGACCGGGCGGTTCAGTGGCCTGTACGCCAACCCGAAGCGCTGGCTGCTGGCCACCGGGGCGATCACGCTGCTGATCGCGCTGGGGCTGGTGATCCGGGGGCCGGAGCTGGGCGTGGAGTTCACCGGCGGCAGGCTGATCGAGTACACCACACAGCAGCAGGTCAACCCCGATGCGGCGCGGGATGCGTTGCAGGCGGCCGGTTTCGACCGGGCCACGGTGTCCACCAGCGGTGAGAAGGAACTGACGATCAAGACCGCGCCACTGGACGAGACCCAGGCGGCCAAGGCCAAGGAGGTCGTGGCCGGGCTCGGCGGCGGGGCGGAGCAGGTGCGCAGTGAGCTGATCGGGCCGAGCCTGGGTGACGAGTTGCGCACGAAGGCGTTGCTGGCCTTGGCGATCGCGGTGGCGGCGCAGCTGGCGTACCTGGCGATCCGGTTCGACTGGCGGCTGGGGGTGGCCACGGTGGCGGCGTTGTTGACGGATGTGGTCGTGTTGCTGGGGTTGTTCTCCTGGCTGGGGATCACCATGGACGCGGTGTTCCTGGCGGCGTTGCTGACGGTGATCGGTTATTCGGTGAACGACTCGGTGGTGGTCTTCGACCGGGTTCGCGAGCTACGCGGGTTGCGGCCCAAGGAGCATTTCCACCAGGTCGCGGGTACCGCGGTGCTGCAGACCTTGCCGCGCACGGTGAACACGGGTGTGGGTGTGCTGGCGGTGTTGCTGTGCTTGCTGTTCCTGGGTGACGGGTCGCTGGCCGACTTCGCGCTGGCGGTGCTGGTGGGTGTGGTCGCGGGCACGATCTCCACGGTGGCCACGGCTTCGCCGCTGGCGGTGTTGCTGGACCGGAAGTCGCCGGGGGCCGGGCGGCAGCGGGCCAAGCCCCGGCAGCAGACGCGGCGGCGGGTGGATTCCGGGGCGGTGGTGTGA
- a CDS encoding CPBP family intramembrane glutamic endopeptidase gives MGQRRSWARLGGFILVGCLTTIFGCLLLLLLTGHFSVHYTADHDGTLPLWILTVPALLAIVATRFTPPTVKWENPFRLDPPRTRLEAAWLTALATAFAIVMVLPGAPLWFLIAKPVLLIAIPLTLFWYLRRNGGKRERWCPMTPTRWIAPLVPAAVFLGLTYLLGAYPESRLIPDVQTILVVFLFNAVIEELFFRRWLQTRLEAVLGLWPGIVLAAVLWAVWHIGIQSHHGVGLGVLTVLAGHGVRGMFLGYLWARYRNFPVLLLVHGVINAPFLLTGLL, from the coding sequence ATGGGGCAACGGCGATCCTGGGCCCGGCTCGGAGGCTTCATCCTGGTCGGCTGCCTCACCACAATCTTCGGCTGCCTGCTCCTCCTCCTCCTGACCGGCCACTTCAGCGTCCACTACACCGCCGACCACGACGGCACCCTCCCCCTCTGGATCCTCACCGTCCCCGCCCTACTGGCCATAGTCGCCACCCGCTTCACCCCACCCACCGTCAAGTGGGAGAACCCGTTCCGCCTAGACCCACCCCGCACCCGCCTCGAAGCCGCCTGGCTCACCGCCCTCGCCACCGCCTTCGCCATCGTCATGGTCTTACCCGGCGCCCCCCTCTGGTTCCTGATCGCCAAACCAGTCCTGCTGATCGCGATCCCGCTCACCCTCTTCTGGTACCTGCGCCGAAACGGCGGCAAGCGCGAACGCTGGTGCCCCATGACCCCCACCCGCTGGATCGCCCCGCTCGTACCCGCCGCCGTCTTCCTCGGCCTCACCTATCTCCTGGGCGCCTACCCCGAATCCCGCCTCATCCCGGATGTCCAGACCATCCTGGTCGTCTTCCTCTTCAACGCGGTCATCGAAGAACTCTTCTTCCGCCGCTGGCTGCAAACCCGGCTCGAGGCCGTGCTGGGACTATGGCCGGGGATCGTGCTGGCCGCCGTGCTCTGGGCGGTGTGGCACATCGGGATCCAGTCCCACCACGGCGTCGGCCTCGGCGTGCTCACCGTGCTGGCGGGCCACGGCGTCCGCGGGATGTTCCTCGGCTACCTCTGGGCGCGCTACCGCAACTTCCCCGTCCTGCTCCTCGTGCACGGGGTCATCAACGCGCCGTTCCTGCTCACCGGCCTGCTCTGA
- a CDS encoding alpha/beta fold hydrolase — translation MDLVYERRGVGAGAPLVLLHGVGHHWQAWEPVLDLVAEQRDVIALDFPGFGASPMFAEGVRVHPGLLADVVQEFCADLGLVRPHVAGNSMGGLVALLLGQRGVVSSVTALSPAGLWTDRERAWAFRVLRACRGAARVTPPGVVARLAESGVARTLLTGMIYGRPAARSASAVVAEVRALREAAGFDVALRVGREFRFSGVVPADVPVTVAWGDRDRVLSRRQGLRARELAPQARLVELPGCGHVPMSDDPELVASVLLRGSDSVRSASPL, via the coding sequence ATGGACCTGGTCTACGAACGGCGCGGAGTCGGTGCGGGGGCGCCGTTGGTGTTGCTGCATGGGGTTGGGCATCACTGGCAGGCTTGGGAGCCGGTGTTGGATCTGGTGGCTGAGCAGCGGGACGTTATCGCGCTGGACTTTCCCGGGTTTGGGGCCTCGCCGATGTTCGCGGAGGGGGTTCGGGTTCATCCGGGGTTGCTGGCCGATGTTGTTCAGGAGTTTTGTGCTGACCTTGGGTTGGTGCGGCCGCATGTGGCGGGGAATTCCATGGGTGGGTTGGTGGCCTTGTTGTTGGGGCAGCGGGGGGTTGTCAGCAGTGTGACGGCTTTGTCTCCTGCTGGGTTGTGGACTGATCGCGAGCGGGCTTGGGCTTTTCGGGTATTGCGGGCTTGTCGGGGGGCCGCTCGGGTTACGCCGCCGGGGGTTGTTGCCCGGTTGGCTGAGTCTGGGGTGGCTCGGACTTTGTTGACGGGGATGATTTATGGGCGGCCTGCTGCTCGCTCCGCTTCGGCTGTGGTGGCTGAGGTGCGGGCCTTGCGGGAGGCGGCTGGGTTTGACGTTGCTTTGCGGGTGGGGCGGGAGTTTCGGTTCAGTGGGGTGGTTCCGGCCGATGTGCCGGTGACTGTCGCCTGGGGGGATCGGGATCGGGTTTTGTCTCGGCGGCAGGGGTTGCGGGCCCGGGAACTGGCTCCGCAGGCCCGGTTGGTGGAACTGCCGGGGTGTGGGCATGTGCCGATGAGTGACGATCCGGAACTGGTGGCTTCGGTTTTGTTGCGGGGGTCGGATTCGGTCAGGTCTGCTTCGCCACTGTGA
- a CDS encoding phenylacetate--CoA ligase family protein: MNVQWQAWRDRRGDRTRVLSRQQARITELVAYARQHSPYYRSLYTDLTRDFRLTDLPPTAKPELMAHFDEWVTDPAVRLSDLDVHLADPARIGTLFRDRYLVSTSSGSSGQRAVLLQDEPMRKVANTLGALRAMPALGVGLVREIAARGGRMANLVATDGHFGGVATAEFQRAQRPSRADRLRVFSVHAPIEETVAALNEYQPAMLGGYATAQVALAHEQLAGRLRIAPVLITTGGEAIPAADRALLAQAFGAEVRNQYGCSEFMLLTFACALDRLHINDDWAILEPVDDRGHPVSPGVPSTSVLLTNLANRVQPIIRYNLGDSITIDPDICGCGRQYPTLRVQGRTNDLLELQAPDGTTVRLLPLAVTTVVDGLPGVRRFQIVQTTPTHLHIRLDATNPDAWPRLREKLTTYLAKQGLGTVEVTLDQTPPQRDPSTGKFKLVTVAKQT, encoded by the coding sequence ATGAACGTGCAGTGGCAGGCATGGCGGGACCGCCGCGGCGACCGGACCAGGGTGCTGTCCCGGCAACAGGCCCGGATCACCGAACTGGTCGCCTACGCCCGGCAGCACTCGCCCTACTACCGATCCCTCTACACCGACCTGACCAGGGACTTCCGCCTCACCGACCTGCCGCCGACGGCCAAACCGGAGCTGATGGCCCACTTCGACGAGTGGGTCACCGACCCCGCCGTCCGACTGTCCGACCTGGACGTCCACCTGGCCGACCCGGCCCGCATCGGCACCCTGTTCCGCGACCGCTACCTGGTGTCCACCAGCTCGGGCAGCAGCGGCCAGCGCGCGGTGCTCCTGCAGGACGAGCCCATGCGCAAGGTCGCCAACACCCTGGGCGCCCTGCGCGCGATGCCGGCCCTGGGCGTGGGCCTGGTCCGCGAGATCGCCGCCAGGGGCGGCCGGATGGCCAACCTGGTGGCCACCGACGGCCACTTCGGCGGCGTGGCCACCGCCGAGTTCCAGCGCGCCCAGCGCCCGTCCCGGGCAGACCGCCTGCGGGTGTTCTCGGTGCACGCGCCGATCGAGGAGACGGTGGCCGCGCTCAACGAGTACCAGCCCGCCATGCTCGGCGGCTACGCCACCGCCCAGGTCGCCCTGGCCCACGAACAGCTGGCCGGACGCCTGCGCATCGCCCCCGTCCTGATCACCACCGGTGGCGAGGCCATCCCCGCCGCCGACCGCGCCCTGCTGGCCCAGGCCTTCGGCGCCGAGGTGCGCAACCAGTACGGCTGCTCCGAGTTCATGCTGCTGACCTTCGCCTGTGCCCTGGACCGCCTGCACATCAACGACGACTGGGCCATCCTGGAACCCGTGGACGACCGAGGCCACCCGGTGTCCCCCGGAGTCCCGTCGACCTCGGTTCTGCTAACCAACCTGGCCAACCGAGTCCAACCCATCATCCGCTACAACCTGGGCGACTCGATCACCATCGACCCGGACATCTGCGGCTGCGGCCGCCAGTACCCCACCCTGCGAGTCCAAGGCCGCACCAACGACCTCCTGGAACTACAAGCCCCCGACGGCACCACAGTAAGACTGCTCCCCCTGGCCGTCACCACAGTCGTAGACGGCCTGCCCGGAGTCCGCCGCTTCCAAATAGTCCAAACCACCCCAACCCACCTGCACATCCGCCTGGACGCGACCAACCCCGACGCCTGGCCCCGCCTCCGCGAAAAACTCACCACCTACCTCGCCAAACAAGGTCTGGGCACAGTAGAAGTCACCCTCGACCAAACCCCGCCGCAACGAGACCCCAGCACCGGCAAATTCAAGTTGGTCACAGTGGCGAAGCAGACCTGA
- a CDS encoding serine hydrolase domain-containing protein: protein MSSSELLPGTRRALVRRVAVEQAGSRLPSLTAGLVRDGELIWSGARGQVDGAAVTLDTQYRIGSITKTFIALLVMRLRDAGKLDLSDQLDQHLTGTPLGERSIAQLLSHTSGITAESPGPWWERAPGYPASELIEGLTGADVRHRAGRRFHYSNVGYGLLGELVSRLRGQSWEDVLRAELLEPLGMQRTTSMPKPPHAHGWAVHPWADVLLPEPAHDAGSMAPAGQLWSTIPDLARLARFLLGDTAEVLHPDTVAEMREPATVDDGDEWRAGYGLGLQLVRHKGRRLAGHTGSMPGFVSTVWVDPKEDTAVLYLTNSTVGPSGPVATDLLDLLHELEPHIPAEWAPQPAADPALLALTGQWYWGPSPYALRLLPDGLLDLNPWNGRGRASRFRANDDGTWTGLDGYYAGELLRIGRAADGTATHLDLNTFIFTRTPYDPAAPIPGGVNPDGWVPVDPA, encoded by the coding sequence ATGTCGTCCAGTGAGCTGCTGCCCGGCACGCGACGAGCGCTGGTGCGGCGGGTGGCCGTTGAACAGGCCGGCAGCCGGCTCCCCTCGCTCACCGCGGGGCTGGTCCGCGACGGCGAACTGATCTGGAGCGGCGCCCGCGGCCAGGTCGACGGGGCCGCGGTCACCCTCGACACCCAGTATCGCATCGGGTCGATCACCAAGACCTTCATCGCGCTGCTGGTCATGCGCCTGCGCGACGCGGGCAAGCTCGACCTGTCCGACCAGCTGGACCAGCACCTGACCGGCACGCCGCTGGGTGAGCGGAGCATCGCCCAGCTGCTCTCGCACACCTCCGGCATCACCGCCGAATCCCCCGGCCCCTGGTGGGAGCGCGCCCCGGGCTACCCGGCCAGCGAGCTGATCGAGGGCCTCACCGGCGCGGACGTCCGGCACCGGGCCGGTCGCCGGTTCCACTACTCCAACGTCGGCTACGGCCTGCTCGGCGAACTCGTCTCCCGGCTGCGCGGACAGTCCTGGGAGGACGTGCTGCGCGCCGAACTCCTGGAGCCGCTGGGCATGCAGCGCACCACCAGCATGCCCAAGCCGCCGCACGCGCACGGCTGGGCGGTGCACCCGTGGGCCGATGTGCTGCTGCCCGAACCCGCGCACGACGCCGGTTCGATGGCCCCGGCCGGACAGCTCTGGTCCACCATCCCCGACCTCGCCCGGCTGGCCCGGTTCCTGCTCGGGGACACCGCCGAGGTGCTGCACCCGGACACCGTGGCCGAGATGCGCGAACCGGCCACCGTTGACGACGGCGACGAGTGGCGCGCCGGGTACGGCCTGGGGCTGCAACTGGTGCGGCACAAGGGCAGGCGGCTGGCCGGGCACACCGGGTCGATGCCGGGCTTCGTCTCCACGGTGTGGGTGGACCCGAAGGAGGACACCGCGGTGCTGTACCTGACCAACAGCACCGTCGGCCCCTCCGGCCCGGTGGCCACCGACCTGCTGGACCTGCTGCACGAGCTGGAGCCGCACATCCCGGCCGAGTGGGCGCCGCAGCCCGCCGCCGATCCGGCGCTGCTGGCGCTGACCGGCCAGTGGTACTGGGGACCGAGCCCGTACGCGCTGCGGCTGCTGCCGGACGGCCTGCTCGACCTGAACCCGTGGAACGGCCGGGGCCGCGCCTCCCGCTTCCGGGCCAACGACGACGGCACCTGGACCGGGCTGGACGGCTACTACGCCGGGGAGCTGCTGCGGATCGGCCGCGCCGCCGACGGCACCGCCACCCACCTGGACCTCAACACCTTCATCTTCACCCGCACCCCCTACGATCCGGCCGCGCCGATCCCCGGCGGGGTCAACCCGGACGGCTGGGTGCCGGTCGACCCGGCCTGA
- a CDS encoding pentapeptide repeat-containing protein encodes MPSSPRRRRPRLTAAASRIRRSRVRPAARPAPVPVAPPSPAPSAPPGRRRGRGWVLPVAALVVGVAALGSLWFTSRSLAATEAQLVLSAQTQAAQRFTEAVGQLGADKLDVRLGAIYGLDGLIRDSAKDAARGVEVLTAFVRTRAPIENCGDGATAQALQRPAEDVQAAITVIGRRGSPAGDRLNLTRACLAGADLHQAQLDRADLSGTDLSRANLARARLRSADLSDGVLVQADFTGADLRREDSSPAAWTTRLRQANLTGANLTSANLTGADLAGAELTSARLTGADLTGADLREATGLNG; translated from the coding sequence ATGCCGTCCAGTCCCCGCCGACGACGTCCCCGGCTGACCGCCGCCGCCAGCCGCATCCGCCGTAGCCGGGTCCGCCCGGCCGCGCGCCCGGCGCCGGTTCCGGTGGCCCCGCCCAGTCCCGCACCGAGTGCCCCGCCAGGGCGACGGCGTGGCCGGGGCTGGGTGTTGCCGGTGGCGGCGCTGGTGGTCGGGGTGGCCGCGCTGGGGTCGCTGTGGTTCACCTCGCGTTCGCTGGCCGCCACCGAGGCGCAGCTGGTGCTGAGCGCGCAAACCCAGGCGGCGCAACGGTTCACCGAGGCCGTCGGCCAGCTCGGCGCGGACAAGCTGGACGTCCGGCTGGGTGCGATCTACGGTCTGGACGGGCTGATCAGGGACTCCGCCAAGGACGCGGCCCGCGGGGTCGAGGTGCTGACCGCGTTCGTGCGCACCAGGGCCCCGATCGAGAACTGCGGTGACGGCGCCACCGCGCAGGCCCTGCAACGCCCGGCCGAGGACGTGCAGGCCGCGATCACCGTGATCGGCCGCCGCGGCAGCCCCGCCGGTGACCGGCTCAACCTCACCCGCGCCTGCCTGGCCGGGGCCGATCTGCACCAGGCCCAGCTGGATCGCGCCGACCTCTCCGGCACCGACCTGAGCCGGGCCAACCTGGCCCGCGCCCGGCTGCGCTCGGCCGACCTGAGCGACGGTGTGCTGGTGCAGGCCGACTTCACCGGCGCGGACCTGCGTCGCGAGGACAGCTCCCCCGCCGCCTGGACCACCCGGCTGCGTCAGGCGAACCTGACCGGCGCGAACCTCACCTCGGCCAACCTGACCGGCGCCGACCTGGCCGGCGCGGAACTCACCTCGGCCCGCCTCACCGGCGCCGATCTCACCGGCGCCGACCTGCGGGAAGCCACCGGCCTGAACGGCTGA
- a CDS encoding serine/threonine-protein kinase: MGSDELIAGRYQLLARLGSGGQGEVWRARDVELNRVVAMKRSRAADREQGQRQTRREAVQGAALTHPNVIMVLTSFTAGEDHWVVTEHLESRDLAKVVDQDGTLSPERAARIGEQVAAALAAIHRAGIVHLDVKPANVLVTATGQAKLTDLGIARWAEETDLSGDSLDFTPGYVAPEVAGNAAATSAADVFALGATVYAAVEGQSPWGGAGVRPQGKLARAAAYRLDPHHQDGPLGKVLDVLLHKDPRRRPSAEDAQAMLAEVADGAELPLRVPPPPRRRRWPVLTAVGTVLAVVAAAAVFWPSESPPEDRLRLLGDPRTVDPCALTEVGALNRFGQAVLDQDYGNFNRCRVLLRLRPGDPADEVEAQVQLQGYPGPHTPTPTATVIAPVQRPAQRGDECERTVHLPDGHRVRVRAKHRQDRPAPLCDVAESLALGVLSVLNQGQVRRRPTETAADSLRGLDACALLTRAELAPLIGAAEADPGFGGWDCEWVRGRREVMIEFDRRPPLAEKKGGRRIDLGAGVEGLLDPDKEACEAVVPHRSLSDSGGHPMLEVVRLYLRDAAPGETLCPQVTELARAVAGRLPR; encoded by the coding sequence ATGGGGAGTGACGAGCTGATCGCGGGCCGTTACCAGCTGCTGGCCAGGTTGGGCAGTGGCGGCCAGGGGGAGGTCTGGCGGGCCCGCGACGTCGAACTGAACCGGGTCGTGGCCATGAAGCGCTCCCGCGCGGCCGACCGGGAACAGGGGCAGCGGCAGACCCGCAGGGAGGCCGTCCAGGGCGCGGCGCTCACCCATCCGAACGTGATCATGGTGCTCACCTCGTTCACCGCGGGCGAGGACCACTGGGTGGTCACCGAGCACCTGGAATCCCGCGATCTGGCCAAGGTGGTCGACCAGGACGGCACGCTCTCCCCGGAGCGGGCCGCCCGGATCGGCGAGCAGGTGGCCGCCGCGCTGGCGGCCATCCACCGGGCCGGGATCGTGCACCTGGACGTCAAACCGGCCAACGTGCTGGTCACCGCGACCGGCCAGGCCAAGCTGACCGACCTGGGCATCGCCCGCTGGGCCGAGGAGACCGACCTGTCCGGCGACAGCCTGGACTTCACCCCCGGCTACGTCGCCCCCGAGGTCGCCGGCAACGCCGCCGCGACCAGCGCCGCCGACGTCTTCGCCCTGGGCGCCACCGTCTACGCCGCGGTGGAGGGCCAGTCGCCATGGGGCGGCGCGGGGGTGCGACCGCAGGGCAAACTCGCCCGCGCCGCCGCCTACCGGCTGGACCCGCACCACCAGGACGGGCCACTCGGCAAGGTCCTGGACGTGTTGCTGCACAAGGATCCGCGCCGCAGGCCCAGTGCCGAGGACGCCCAGGCCATGCTCGCCGAGGTGGCCGACGGGGCCGAGCTGCCCCTGCGCGTCCCGCCACCCCCGCGCCGCCGTCGCTGGCCGGTGCTCACCGCGGTGGGCACCGTGCTGGCGGTGGTGGCCGCCGCCGCGGTGTTCTGGCCCTCCGAGTCGCCGCCCGAGGACCGGCTGCGGCTGCTCGGCGACCCGCGCACGGTCGACCCGTGCGCGCTGACCGAGGTCGGCGCGCTCAACCGGTTCGGTCAGGCCGTGCTGGACCAGGACTACGGCAACTTCAACCGCTGCCGGGTGCTGCTGCGGCTGAGACCGGGCGACCCCGCCGACGAGGTCGAGGCCCAGGTGCAGTTGCAGGGCTACCCCGGCCCGCACACGCCGACACCGACCGCGACCGTGATCGCCCCGGTGCAGCGCCCGGCCCAGCGCGGCGACGAGTGCGAACGCACCGTGCACCTGCCCGACGGGCACCGCGTCCGCGTCCGGGCCAAGCACCGCCAGGACCGCCCGGCCCCGCTGTGCGACGTCGCCGAATCCCTGGCCCTTGGCGTGCTCTCGGTGCTCAACCAGGGCCAGGTCCGGCGCAGGCCCACCGAGACCGCGGCCGACTCGCTGCGGGGCCTGGACGCCTGCGCGCTGCTCACCCGCGCCGAACTGGCCCCGCTGATCGGCGCGGCCGAGGCCGACCCCGGCTTCGGCGGCTGGGACTGCGAATGGGTGCGCGGCCGGCGCGAGGTCATGATCGAGTTCGATCGCAGGCCGCCGCTGGCGGAGAAGAAGGGCGGCCGCCGGATCGACCTCGGCGCGGGCGTGGAGGGCCTGCTGGACCCGGACAAGGAGGCATGCGAGGCCGTGGTGCCGCACCGGTCGCTGAGTGATTCCGGCGGCCATCCCATGCTCGAGGTGGTCCGGCTCTACCTGCGCGACGCCGCGCCGGGGGAGACGCTGTGCCCACAGGTCACCGAGCTTGCCAGGGCGGTGGCCGGGCGGTTGCCGCGCTGA
- a CDS encoding Lrp/AsnC family transcriptional regulator, which produces MTNLEPIDRAILRVLSEDGRCSFTDLAEKVGLSVSAVHQRVRRLEQRGVLRGYAARLDHEQVGLPLTAFISLTPIDPSAPDDYPQRLAALPEVQSCYSVAGDESYILLVRVAKATALEDLLRRIREVANVSTRTTVVLSTPYEDRPPAV; this is translated from the coding sequence GTGACGAATCTTGAGCCGATCGACCGCGCGATCCTGCGGGTGCTGTCCGAGGACGGCCGCTGCAGTTTCACCGATCTCGCGGAGAAGGTGGGGCTGAGCGTCTCGGCCGTGCACCAACGGGTGCGCAGGCTGGAGCAACGCGGAGTGCTGCGCGGCTACGCGGCACGCCTTGACCACGAACAGGTCGGGCTGCCGCTGACCGCGTTCATCTCGCTCACCCCGATCGACCCGTCGGCTCCGGATGACTACCCGCAACGGCTGGCCGCCCTGCCCGAGGTGCAGTCCTGCTACTCGGTCGCCGGCGACGAGTCCTACATCCTGCTGGTCCGGGTGGCCAAGGCGACGGCCCTGGAGGATCTGCTGCGGCGGATCCGCGAGGTCGCCAACGTCTCCACCCGGACCACGGTGGTGCTCTCCACGCCGTACGAGGACCGGCCACCAGCTGTCTAG